From Bacillus oleivorans, the proteins below share one genomic window:
- the asnB gene encoding asparagine synthase (glutamine-hydrolyzing), with translation MCGITGWIDFKRDLSSQTEIAEKTAETLSKRGPDDTNYFVRPHVLFGHKRLVVVDPEGGKQPMTILHQGNAYTICYNGELYNTEDLRKELLIKGYSFKGHSDTEVLLTAYIEWKEKCVDFLNGIFAFAVWDETEKKVFIARDRLGVKPLFYTELGSGIVFGSEIKALLAHPSIQPIVTKEGLSEIFGLGPSRTPGHGVFRDIKELRPAHALTLSTKGLRIWRYWNVKSERHTASLAETAEQIQYLFKDAVTRQLVSDVPLCTFLSGGVDSSAITAVAANHYREQGMQLHTFSIDYEGNDQFFKANDFQPNADGPWIEKMSKEFNTVHHRCVISQEELVDYLVEAVHVRDLPGMADIDSSLLWFCKQIKKEFVVSLSGECADEIFGGYPWFYRSDDLNRRGFPWMRSTEARQALLKEEWRSKLNLEDYVMQRYQETVDETPVLDGETGEDKRRRELFYLNMLWFMTNLLDRKDRMSMGCGLEVRVPYADHRLVQYVWNIPWEMKMAGNREKGILRKALEGLLPNEVLYRKKSPYPKTHHPAYTKAVTKWLDSILEDSKSPLYEFFDAAQLKELVQFEGKSFSTPWFGQLMSGPQLLAHLGQIHVWFTDYGVQVSDS, from the coding sequence ATGTGCGGTATTACAGGCTGGATTGATTTCAAAAGGGACTTATCTTCTCAAACTGAGATTGCCGAAAAAACGGCGGAGACTCTGTCAAAACGAGGTCCAGATGATACAAACTATTTTGTCAGACCCCATGTATTATTTGGTCATAAACGATTAGTGGTTGTCGATCCAGAAGGCGGTAAGCAGCCGATGACGATCCTTCATCAAGGTAATGCTTATACCATCTGCTATAATGGAGAACTTTATAATACAGAAGACCTCCGAAAAGAGTTACTCATAAAAGGATATTCGTTTAAAGGACATTCTGACACAGAAGTTCTGCTAACTGCTTATATTGAATGGAAAGAAAAATGTGTAGATTTCTTAAATGGGATATTTGCCTTTGCTGTTTGGGATGAAACGGAGAAAAAAGTATTTATTGCACGGGACCGATTAGGGGTAAAGCCATTATTTTATACGGAATTAGGCAGTGGGATTGTGTTTGGTTCCGAAATTAAAGCCTTATTAGCTCATCCTTCCATTCAGCCAATTGTCACGAAGGAGGGCTTATCTGAAATTTTTGGTCTTGGCCCTTCGAGAACTCCAGGTCACGGTGTTTTTCGGGATATTAAGGAATTAAGACCAGCGCACGCCCTCACTCTCTCAACAAAAGGATTAAGGATTTGGAGATATTGGAATGTGAAGAGTGAACGACATACAGCTTCGTTAGCTGAAACTGCTGAACAAATCCAATACTTATTTAAAGACGCTGTGACGAGACAGCTTGTATCGGATGTACCCTTATGTACGTTCTTATCAGGTGGTGTAGATTCAAGTGCCATTACAGCCGTTGCCGCTAATCATTATCGAGAGCAGGGAATGCAGCTTCATACGTTTTCGATCGATTACGAGGGCAATGACCAATTTTTTAAAGCAAACGATTTTCAGCCTAATGCTGATGGGCCATGGATTGAAAAAATGTCTAAAGAATTTAATACGGTTCATCATAGATGCGTGATTTCACAAGAAGAGCTCGTCGATTATTTAGTTGAAGCCGTTCATGTCCGTGACTTGCCAGGCATGGCTGACATCGATTCTTCATTACTCTGGTTCTGTAAACAGATTAAAAAGGAATTTGTCGTAAGTTTATCGGGAGAATGTGCTGATGAGATCTTTGGAGGCTATCCATGGTTTTACCGGTCTGATGACTTAAATCGAAGGGGCTTCCCTTGGATGAGATCAACAGAAGCACGGCAAGCATTGCTGAAAGAAGAGTGGCGCTCCAAACTAAACCTAGAAGACTATGTGATGCAAAGATATCAGGAAACGGTCGATGAAACTCCAGTTTTAGATGGTGAAACAGGGGAGGATAAAAGAAGGCGAGAGTTATTTTATCTGAACATGCTTTGGTTTATGACCAATCTCCTCGACCGTAAAGACCGGATGAGTATGGGATGCGGTTTGGAGGTAAGGGTTCCATATGCCGATCACCGGCTTGTTCAGTATGTTTGGAATATTCCTTGGGAGATGAAAATGGCGGGGAATCGGGAGAAGGGCATTTTACGTAAAGCTCTAGAAGGTCTGCTGCCTAATGAAGTATTGTATCGTAAAAAGAGCCCATATCCAAAAACACATCACCCGGCTTATACGAAGGCTGTAACGAAATGGCTAGATTCGATTTTAGAAGATTCAAAGTCTCCTTTATATGAGTTTTTTGATGCAGCTCAATTAAAAGAACTTGTTCAATTTGAAGGCAAATCTTTTTCGACTCCATGGTTTGGGCAATTAATGTCCGGTCCGCAGCTTCTTGCGCACCTTGGTCAAATTCATGTTTGGTTTACGGATTATGGGGTGCAGGTGAGTGATTCATAG
- a CDS encoding MATE family efflux transporter translates to METGKNQLKNMSLFALTWPIFIEIFLHMLMGNADTLMLSQYSDNSVAAVGVANQILYLIIVMFGFVATGTVILVAQYLGAEKEADAGSVSIVSLFANLIFGIILSIVLLVFTTPILKMMDIPEELMAEASSYLKIVGGFAFVQALIMTASSILRSYGYTKDAMYITIGMNILNVIGNYVFIFGPFGIPILGVEGVAISTTVSRLIGFIVILIVLVKRAPNALPIRNIVRPLQHFKDLLKIGIPSAGEHLSYNGSQMVITIFIASLGTEDLTTRVYAQNIMMFIFLFAMAISQGTQIMIGHMIGAGKISEAYDRCLKSLNIAIVISLGAAIVFSCFSKPLFSIFTDNPSIISLGSVLILITIILEPGRSINLVVINSLRAAGDVKFPVYIGILSMWGVSVTLAYLLGITFGLGLVGIWIAFCADEWLRGILMLFRWRSRIWVDKAFVKVSA, encoded by the coding sequence ATGGAGACGGGCAAAAATCAGTTGAAAAATATGTCCTTGTTCGCTTTAACTTGGCCCATTTTTATCGAAATCTTTTTACACATGCTGATGGGTAATGCTGATACCCTCATGCTTAGTCAATACTCAGACAATTCGGTGGCTGCAGTAGGTGTAGCGAATCAAATCCTTTATCTGATTATTGTGATGTTCGGATTTGTAGCAACGGGGACTGTAATATTGGTGGCTCAATATTTAGGAGCAGAAAAAGAGGCAGACGCAGGAAGTGTCTCAATCGTTTCCTTATTTGCTAACCTTATATTTGGAATAATCCTTAGCATAGTCCTGCTAGTGTTCACAACCCCTATTCTAAAAATGATGGATATCCCGGAAGAGTTAATGGCTGAAGCAAGCTCCTATTTAAAAATAGTCGGAGGATTCGCCTTTGTTCAAGCCTTGATTATGACTGCAAGCAGCATTCTGCGGAGTTATGGCTATACCAAAGACGCGATGTATATCACGATTGGCATGAATATTTTAAATGTCATCGGCAATTATGTTTTTATTTTCGGCCCGTTTGGGATTCCTATTTTAGGAGTAGAAGGTGTCGCGATTTCTACAACGGTCAGCCGTCTGATTGGCTTCATTGTAATCCTGATTGTTTTAGTAAAACGAGCACCTAATGCACTGCCAATCCGAAATATCGTCCGTCCGCTCCAGCACTTTAAGGATTTGCTGAAAATCGGAATTCCTTCTGCCGGGGAACATTTATCGTACAATGGTTCTCAAATGGTGATTACCATTTTCATAGCTTCGCTTGGAACAGAAGATTTAACGACTCGTGTGTATGCTCAAAACATCATGATGTTTATTTTTCTTTTTGCCATGGCCATTAGTCAAGGAACGCAAATTATGATCGGTCATATGATTGGGGCAGGAAAAATTAGCGAAGCATATGACAGATGCTTAAAAAGTCTCAATATTGCAATCGTTATTTCATTAGGAGCGGCAATTGTTTTTTCCTGTTTCTCTAAACCGCTTTTCTCGATCTTTACGGATAATCCTTCGATCATATCGCTCGGCTCGGTTTTAATCTTAATTACTATTATTCTTGAACCTGGACGGTCGATTAACCTCGTCGTCATTAATTCCTTGCGTGCTGCTGGAGATGTTAAATTTCCCGTATATATCGGCATTCTTTCCATGTGGGGGGTTAGTGTGACTCTGGCTTATTTATTGGGAATTACATTTGGGTTAGGACTAGTTGGAATCTGGATTGCCTTTTGTGCGGATGAATGGCTCCGCGGTATTCTCATGCTCTTCAGATGGAGATCAAGAATTTGGGTGGATAAGGCATTTGTGAAGGTGAGTGCTTAG
- a CDS encoding glycoside hydrolase family 13 protein, protein MQIESVYHRPTDNYAYVCANGELRIVLRTKKNDLTEVQLISGDPYDWTEISDGQWEWNSGKTPMVLAGTDSLFDYWTITVQPSFHRLRYGFLLINQSESIFYCEKGFYAEPLKDNGYYFCFPFVHKSDATDVPEWVQDTVWYQIFPERFANGNPVLNPEGTLEWGSEDPSPKNFFGGDLEGVIQHLDYFDELGINGLYFTPIFKATSNHKYDTVDYFEIDPQFGTKETFKKLVEECHKRGIRVMLDAVFNHSGYYFPPFQDVLKKGEASAYKDWFHIHEFPIVQEPRPNYDTFAFTPFMPKFNTQNPEVKKYLLDVGRYWVKEFDIDGWRLDVANEVDHQFWREFRSAVKDIKPDLYILGEIWHDSIGWLRGDQFDSVMNYPFQTNVLDLFARKTISPQKFMENMTTVYFLYPETINKGLFNLIGSHDTPRILTECKEDLAYVRQIFTLLLTYPGTPCIYYGDEIGLTGGMDPGCRKCMPWDPNEQNQELFQHIQSLISLRKKEPLLANNGSMKWEYESGLIGYRKFNEDKEIFVMVNPNDQKVTITLKSELSHAAEWTDLLEAKSLQKESRSISIDIPAKQFIIISVQ, encoded by the coding sequence ATGCAGATTGAATCCGTTTATCATCGGCCAACCGATAATTATGCATACGTTTGCGCAAATGGCGAGTTAAGAATCGTTTTAAGGACAAAAAAGAATGATTTAACTGAGGTACAGCTGATTTCTGGAGACCCTTATGATTGGACTGAAATATCTGATGGGCAATGGGAATGGAATAGTGGAAAAACTCCCATGGTTCTTGCTGGTACTGATTCATTGTTTGATTATTGGACAATCACGGTTCAGCCTTCCTTTCATCGGCTCCGTTATGGATTTCTATTAATCAATCAATCTGAATCGATTTTTTATTGTGAAAAAGGTTTCTATGCGGAACCGTTAAAGGATAATGGTTATTATTTCTGTTTTCCGTTTGTTCATAAAAGTGATGCAACCGATGTTCCAGAATGGGTGCAGGATACGGTATGGTATCAGATTTTTCCAGAAAGGTTTGCGAATGGCAATCCAGTTCTTAACCCAGAGGGAACACTTGAATGGGGCAGTGAGGATCCGTCGCCGAAAAACTTTTTTGGCGGAGATCTTGAGGGCGTGATACAGCATCTTGATTATTTTGATGAATTGGGCATAAATGGGTTGTATTTTACACCAATCTTCAAGGCAACCTCTAACCATAAATATGATACAGTCGATTACTTTGAAATTGATCCGCAATTTGGGACAAAAGAAACCTTTAAAAAGCTTGTTGAAGAATGTCATAAACGAGGAATTCGCGTAATGTTAGATGCTGTCTTTAACCATAGCGGCTATTACTTCCCTCCTTTCCAGGATGTTCTTAAAAAAGGTGAAGCTTCGGCTTATAAGGATTGGTTTCATATACACGAATTCCCGATTGTTCAAGAGCCCAGACCTAATTACGACACATTTGCTTTTACACCGTTTATGCCCAAATTTAATACACAAAACCCAGAGGTTAAAAAGTATTTATTAGATGTCGGGCGTTACTGGGTAAAAGAATTTGATATTGATGGCTGGAGGTTAGACGTTGCCAATGAAGTAGATCACCAATTTTGGCGGGAATTTAGATCAGCAGTAAAAGATATCAAGCCTGACCTTTATATATTAGGGGAAATTTGGCATGACTCGATTGGATGGCTTCGGGGTGACCAATTTGATTCTGTGATGAACTATCCATTCCAGACCAATGTGTTAGACCTATTTGCCAGGAAGACGATTTCACCGCAAAAGTTTATGGAGAATATGACAACTGTATATTTCCTTTACCCAGAAACCATTAACAAAGGTCTATTTAACCTAATTGGCAGCCATGATACTCCAAGAATTTTAACAGAGTGTAAGGAAGATCTTGCTTACGTAAGGCAAATCTTTACCTTGCTTTTAACCTACCCGGGAACTCCGTGTATTTATTATGGAGACGAAATTGGACTTACAGGCGGAATGGATCCTGGCTGCCGTAAGTGTATGCCATGGGACCCAAATGAGCAAAATCAGGAGCTCTTTCAGCATATTCAATCACTTATCTCTCTAAGGAAAAAGGAGCCGCTGCTGGCCAATAATGGCAGTATGAAATGGGAATACGAGTCTGGTTTGATTGGCTATCGAAAATTCAATGAAGATAAAGAAATTTTTGTGATGGTCAACCCGAATGACCAAAAGGTAACTATAACTTTAAAGAGTGAACTGAGTCATGCAGCTGAGTGGACGGACTTACTCGAAGCGAAATCCTTACAAAAAGAAAGCCGTTCGATTTCGATTGACATTCCTGCAAAACAATTTATTATCATTAGTGTGCAATAA
- a CDS encoding sugar ABC transporter substrate-binding protein, with protein sequence MKKALSLFMVFMLILGVLAACGPTREDAQKENTENNQPETNDGEEATENNGMPEKPVSLKIWVNDEEKQKEALQTIFDKYTAETGIEIEVTPISMLDQVEALALDGPAGNGPDIFFQPHDRIGSIVAAGHADPIDLGDALDTYTQSAIDAVTYDGQIYGAPLVVETYGIFYNKDLVEKAPETLEELNAIAAEHTDANAGTYGFLAEAANFYFSYPFFATYGGYVFNKTDGAYDVEDIGLNNEGALKGGELIQSWFQNGYIPVEVNPDIISGLFTEGKASVVLSGPWNIPVFQEALGDKLGTAPLPKIEGQNAKSFMGVKSWMLSTYSENKEWATDFMKFITNEENSLHYYEVAGEMPANEAALNSDAVTSNEMVAAFAEQSQYGEPMPSAPEMAQVWEPINNALSFIAKGEPVEDVLNEAVQLIKDNIDAAK encoded by the coding sequence ATGAAAAAAGCGTTATCGCTTTTCATGGTGTTTATGCTCATTTTGGGCGTATTGGCTGCCTGTGGTCCGACACGTGAAGACGCGCAAAAGGAAAACACAGAAAATAATCAGCCTGAAACGAACGATGGGGAAGAAGCAACAGAAAATAACGGAATGCCGGAAAAACCTGTATCACTTAAAATTTGGGTAAATGATGAAGAAAAACAAAAAGAAGCGTTACAAACTATTTTTGACAAATACACAGCTGAAACTGGTATTGAGATTGAAGTAACACCGATTAGTATGCTTGATCAAGTTGAAGCGTTAGCTCTAGATGGTCCTGCTGGTAATGGACCGGATATTTTCTTCCAGCCACATGACCGAATCGGAAGCATTGTTGCTGCTGGACATGCGGATCCAATTGACTTGGGTGATGCATTGGATACTTATACACAATCTGCAATTGATGCTGTTACGTATGACGGACAAATATACGGTGCACCACTTGTAGTTGAAACATACGGAATTTTTTATAACAAAGATTTAGTTGAAAAAGCTCCAGAAACGCTTGAAGAGTTAAATGCAATAGCAGCTGAGCATACCGATGCAAACGCTGGGACATATGGCTTTTTAGCTGAAGCTGCAAACTTCTATTTCTCATATCCATTCTTTGCTACTTATGGTGGCTATGTGTTCAATAAAACAGATGGTGCTTATGACGTAGAAGACATTGGTTTAAATAATGAAGGTGCCCTTAAAGGTGGAGAACTTATTCAATCCTGGTTTCAAAATGGATATATTCCTGTTGAAGTAAACCCAGATATCATTAGCGGTTTATTCACTGAAGGTAAAGCATCTGTTGTTCTTTCAGGTCCATGGAACATTCCAGTATTCCAAGAAGCTTTAGGTGACAAACTTGGAACTGCTCCACTGCCTAAAATTGAAGGTCAAAATGCAAAATCATTTATGGGTGTAAAATCATGGATGCTTTCTACTTACTCAGAAAATAAAGAGTGGGCAACTGATTTTATGAAATTTATCACGAATGAAGAAAATTCTCTTCATTACTATGAAGTAGCGGGTGAAATGCCTGCTAATGAAGCTGCATTGAACAGTGATGCAGTAACAAGCAATGAAATGGTTGCCGCATTTGCTGAACAATCGCAATACGGCGAGCCAATGCCAAGTGCTCCAGAAATGGCACAAGTTTGGGAACCAATCAACAATGCCCTTTCATTTATTGCGAAAGGTGAACCAGTTGAAGATGTTTTAAATGAAGCCGTTCAATTAATTAAAGATAATATTGATGCCGCAAAGTAA
- a CDS encoding carbohydrate ABC transporter permease: protein MKIERKESVAGSSLSFGAWIKQRHVIATILSILFAGLGQLYNRRYLKGLLFIILELSFILSLGGFINYGLWGLRTLGIDTKIDHSIFLMIYGLIALIILAFAITLYVLNILDARKNAIAIESGQKNPTLRQSLKNTWDYGFPYLFVTPGLVMLTFIVILPLLFTVSLAFTDYTLNNQPPKNLLNWVGFENFAKLVTVDIWKDTFFSVFAWTIVWTVVATTLQVGLGLFLALLVNDPRIKFKKTIRTVLILPWAVPAFVTILIFSALFNGEFGAINNNILEPLFGTSIPWMQDPFWAKVALIMIQTWLGFPFVFALFTGVLQSISKDWYEAAEVDGASRWQKFRQITLPHVLYATAPLLIMQYAGNFNNFNIIFLFNQGGPPVRGQNAGGTDILISWVYDLTFELNQYYMAAVISLILGLVVCLFAFYQFRRTRSFKEEGNI, encoded by the coding sequence ATGAAAATAGAAAGAAAGGAAAGTGTAGCTGGAAGTAGCTTAAGTTTCGGTGCGTGGATTAAGCAACGACATGTGATTGCTACGATACTTTCCATCCTTTTTGCAGGATTAGGACAACTGTATAACCGTCGCTACTTAAAGGGCCTCCTCTTTATTATTCTAGAGCTTTCCTTTATTTTATCTCTTGGTGGTTTTATTAATTATGGACTATGGGGTCTTAGAACTCTTGGGATTGATACGAAAATTGATCATTCGATTTTCTTAATGATATATGGATTAATTGCGCTTATTATTTTAGCTTTTGCAATCACACTATACGTACTAAATATTTTAGATGCCAGAAAAAATGCAATCGCAATTGAATCAGGTCAGAAAAATCCGACTCTTCGTCAGTCGTTAAAAAATACATGGGATTATGGATTCCCTTATCTGTTTGTAACTCCGGGTCTTGTTATGTTGACCTTTATTGTTATATTGCCGTTATTGTTTACAGTTTCATTAGCATTTACAGATTATACTTTAAATAACCAGCCGCCTAAAAATCTATTAAATTGGGTAGGCTTTGAAAACTTTGCTAAGCTCGTAACCGTTGATATTTGGAAAGATACATTTTTTAGCGTATTTGCTTGGACGATTGTTTGGACAGTAGTAGCCACAACGCTTCAAGTAGGATTGGGTCTATTTTTAGCGTTGTTAGTCAACGATCCTCGAATCAAATTTAAAAAAACTATTCGTACCGTTTTAATTTTACCGTGGGCTGTACCGGCTTTTGTTACGATATTAATTTTTTCCGCATTATTTAATGGAGAATTTGGCGCTATTAATAATAATATTTTAGAACCGCTGTTTGGTACCTCAATTCCATGGATGCAGGATCCTTTTTGGGCAAAGGTTGCTCTTATCATGATTCAGACATGGCTTGGGTTTCCATTTGTATTTGCTCTCTTTACAGGTGTTCTTCAAAGTATTTCAAAGGATTGGTATGAAGCAGCTGAAGTAGATGGTGCTTCACGCTGGCAAAAATTCCGCCAAATTACACTGCCGCATGTATTATATGCAACAGCACCGTTATTAATTATGCAGTATGCCGGTAACTTTAATAATTTTAATATCATTTTCTTATTTAACCAGGGTGGACCGCCAGTACGTGGTCAAAATGCCGGAGGAACTGATATTTTAATATCTTGGGTATATGATTTAACGTTTGAATTGAACCAGTATTATATGGCTGCGGTTATTTCTCTTATTCTCGGATTAGTTGTCTGTCTCTTTGCGTTTTACCAATTTAGACGAACCAGATCCTTTAAAGAGGAGGGCAACATCTGA
- a CDS encoding sugar ABC transporter permease, giving the protein MNQKTKSKLEVTSIYIFLAIVAVVIAYPLLWTIGMSLNPGTSMYSASIIPEKWSLEHYRWLFTSEDSNYLIWYKNSIFVAIINSFASVVLTALIAYAFSRYQFVGRKYGLYAFLLLQMFPSLMAMVALYILINMLGLHDNLWGLILVYIGGQIPFNAWLVKGYYDTIPRELDEAARIDGAGHFGVFFRIILPLAKPILAVVALFNFMAPFVDFLLPRIILRSSENYTLALGLFNFINQQFANNFTRFAAGSILIAIPIALVFLFLQRYLISGLTSGGTKG; this is encoded by the coding sequence ATGAACCAAAAAACAAAATCGAAATTAGAAGTAACATCTATATATATTTTTCTAGCGATCGTTGCAGTAGTAATTGCCTATCCTTTACTTTGGACAATTGGAATGTCTTTAAATCCTGGTACCAGTATGTATTCAGCATCGATCATCCCGGAAAAATGGTCGCTTGAGCATTATAGATGGTTATTTACCAGCGAAGATAGTAATTACTTAATCTGGTACAAGAATAGTATTTTTGTAGCGATTATTAACTCTTTTGCTTCAGTTGTGTTAACTGCATTAATTGCTTATGCTTTTTCACGCTATCAGTTTGTTGGGAGAAAATACGGATTATATGCGTTTTTGCTTCTTCAGATGTTCCCATCCCTGATGGCGATGGTTGCCTTATATATTTTAATTAACATGCTAGGGCTGCACGACAACCTTTGGGGACTTATTCTCGTCTATATTGGAGGACAAATTCCATTTAACGCATGGCTTGTGAAAGGATATTATGACACAATCCCGAGAGAGCTTGATGAAGCAGCGAGAATTGATGGAGCAGGCCATTTTGGTGTCTTTTTCCGGATTATATTACCGCTTGCAAAACCGATATTAGCGGTCGTAGCACTCTTTAATTTCATGGCGCCATTTGTTGATTTCTTGCTCCCGAGAATTATATTAAGAAGCTCTGAAAACTATACACTTGCACTGGGTCTGTTTAATTTTATCAATCAGCAATTTGCCAATAACTTTACACGCTTTGCAGCCGGATCCATTCTAATTGCAATTCCTATTGCATTAGTATTTCTGTTCTTGCAGCGTTATCTAATCTCAGGACTTACATCTGGAGGAACTAAAGGGTAA
- a CDS encoding alpha-amylase family glycosyl hydrolase: MYKKSIALFLMLLLLSPLANVQVIEAQERKWQDEIIYFLMVDRFNNGDTSNDYEVNVEDPYAYHGGDFQGIIERLDYLKDMGFTAIWLTPIFDNSEKGYHGYWIQDFYNTEEHFGTIEEFKQLVEEAHKRDIKIILDFVVNHVSPAHPWVKDPEKQNWFHEKKPILGDTPEQLENGWLYDLPDLAQENPEVKEYLVDAAKWWIEETGVDGFRLDTVKHVPQSFWTEFTEEVKSVKDDFYLIGEVWSKDPRFIASYQETGIDGFVDYPLFDHLRNAFANYDQSLEWLFVQWDRNKSLYKDPYLNGNFIDNHDNPRFTQDIVRNHLFPGTRWKLPLTYLYTAPGIPIIYYGTEIAMNGGEDPDNRQMMRFRSDPELIDFITELSEIRRQFPSLRRGDMELLFEEDGLAVFKRTYEDETTVVAINNTSETKTASIDESKLEANHEMQGLLNGEIVRSNENGQFNITLDRETSEIYLLSEETGLNIPFITVLGVIYIGFIGFVLFVWRKGKRRKAS; this comes from the coding sequence ATGTATAAAAAATCAATCGCTCTGTTTCTCATGTTGCTTCTCCTTTCACCTCTAGCTAATGTACAAGTGATTGAGGCACAAGAACGAAAGTGGCAAGATGAGATCATCTATTTTTTAATGGTAGACCGCTTTAATAATGGCGATACATCTAATGATTATGAAGTAAATGTGGAAGATCCTTATGCGTATCATGGGGGAGATTTTCAGGGTATCATTGAAAGATTAGATTATTTAAAAGATATGGGATTTACAGCAATTTGGCTTACACCTATTTTTGATAACTCAGAAAAAGGGTATCACGGCTATTGGATTCAAGACTTCTATAACACAGAAGAACATTTTGGGACCATCGAAGAATTTAAACAATTAGTCGAAGAAGCACATAAAAGGGATATAAAAATCATACTGGATTTTGTGGTAAACCATGTATCCCCTGCTCATCCTTGGGTAAAAGATCCGGAAAAACAAAATTGGTTTCATGAAAAGAAGCCGATCCTTGGCGATACACCTGAGCAATTAGAAAATGGATGGCTCTATGATTTACCAGATTTGGCTCAAGAAAACCCGGAAGTAAAAGAGTATTTAGTCGATGCAGCGAAATGGTGGATCGAGGAAACTGGCGTCGATGGGTTTAGACTGGATACAGTCAAGCATGTTCCGCAAAGTTTTTGGACTGAGTTTACGGAAGAAGTGAAAAGTGTAAAAGATGATTTCTACTTAATAGGCGAGGTATGGTCCAAAGACCCGCGGTTTATCGCTTCATATCAGGAAACAGGAATTGATGGCTTTGTTGATTATCCATTATTTGATCATTTAAGAAACGCTTTTGCGAATTATGATCAGTCGCTTGAATGGTTATTTGTACAGTGGGACCGAAACAAATCACTCTATAAGGATCCCTACTTAAACGGAAACTTTATTGATAACCATGATAATCCGCGATTTACCCAAGATATTGTCCGAAATCATTTATTTCCGGGGACAAGATGGAAATTACCTTTAACTTATCTATATACGGCTCCAGGTATTCCAATCATCTACTATGGAACTGAAATTGCGATGAACGGGGGGGAGGACCCCGACAATCGCCAAATGATGAGATTCCGTTCAGACCCTGAACTAATTGACTTTATTACGGAATTAAGTGAAATCAGGCGTCAATTCCCTTCCCTTCGAAGAGGAGATATGGAACTTCTTTTTGAAGAAGACGGATTAGCCGTATTTAAAAGAACGTACGAAGACGAAACAACAGTTGTAGCTATTAACAATACATCAGAAACCAAAACAGCATCCATCGACGAATCCAAGTTAGAAGCGAACCATGAGATGCAGGGTTTATTAAATGGTGAAATTGTTCGCAGTAATGAAAACGGTCAATTCAATATTACTTTAGACCGGGAAACGTCAGAGATTTACTTACTTTCTGAAGAAACAGGTCTTAATATTCCGTTTATCACAGTCCTGGGAGTTATCTATATCGGGTTTATTGGATTTGTTTTATTCGTTTGGAGAAAAGGAAAACGTAGAAAAGCGTCGTGA